In Xanthomonas sp. SI, the following are encoded in one genomic region:
- a CDS encoding I78 family peptidase inhibitor, protein MSRLMKCAAALLPLLAACAPTASLQSASSGPAVQGDGRCQAEPVAWVVGQVATEATLARVRQESGAGQLRPIAPGQATTRDLRPDRLNVFVDASNAIVRITCG, encoded by the coding sequence ATGTCGCGACTGATGAAATGCGCCGCCGCCTTGCTGCCGCTGCTGGCCGCGTGCGCGCCAACCGCTTCATTGCAATCGGCGAGTAGTGGGCCGGCGGTGCAGGGCGATGGCCGCTGTCAGGCCGAGCCGGTGGCGTGGGTGGTCGGTCAGGTCGCGACCGAGGCGACCCTGGCGCGGGTCCGCCAGGAGAGCGGCGCCGGCCAGCTGCGGCCGATCGCCCCCGGCCAGGCGACGACACGCGACCTGCGCCCGGACCGGCTCAACGTGTTCGTGGATGCGTCCAATGCCATCGTCCGCATCACCTGTGGCTGA
- a CDS encoding GNAT family N-acetyltransferase, which produces MALAIRQATPDDAATLAALAAATFTETFGHLYSPEDLHGFLDEHYTAARQRTILQHPDYAIWLLEDDGVAVGHAAAGPCGLPHAEVQPGDGELKRLYLLRSHQNSGWGSRLFEIALAWLEREGPRTLWIGVWSENFGAQRFYARYGFEKVGTYEFPVGQTRDLEFILRRVPQTA; this is translated from the coding sequence ATGGCATTGGCGATCCGCCAAGCCACGCCGGACGACGCCGCCACGCTGGCGGCGCTGGCCGCGGCCACCTTTACGGAAACGTTCGGCCACCTGTATTCGCCGGAAGACCTGCACGGGTTTCTCGACGAGCACTACACCGCGGCGCGGCAGCGCACGATCCTGCAGCATCCCGACTACGCGATCTGGCTGCTGGAGGACGACGGCGTGGCGGTGGGCCATGCCGCGGCGGGCCCCTGCGGCCTGCCGCATGCCGAGGTGCAGCCCGGCGACGGCGAGCTGAAGCGGCTGTACCTGCTGCGCTCGCACCAGAACAGCGGCTGGGGCAGCCGCCTGTTCGAAATCGCGCTGGCCTGGCTGGAACGCGAAGGCCCACGCACGCTGTGGATCGGCGTGTGGTCGGAAAACTTCGGCGCGCAACGCTTCTACGCGCGCTACGGCTTCGAGAAGGTCGGCACCTACGAATTCCCGGTCGGGCAGACCCGCGATCTGGAGTTCATCCTGCGTCGCGTGCCGCAGACGGCGTAG
- a CDS encoding alpha/beta fold hydrolase, whose product MAEAGRTLAADAAVDPLPQVLLLHGIWNGRIWLGPLAWRMRRDGFRVASFGYSTAFGGAEAALPRLQQRIQRLAQQGPVALVGHSLGGLIALQALRQAPQLPVTRVVCLGAPLAGSAVAQTLLRRGLGVALGRSAALLQQGLGHWDGRAAVGMVAGSVALGLGNRIAALGPESDGTVALAETRVPGLHDHCLVRASHSGLLFSPLAARQAAAFLRQGRFAA is encoded by the coding sequence GTGGCTGAGGCCGGGCGCACGCTTGCCGCGGACGCCGCGGTCGACCCCTTGCCGCAGGTCCTGTTGCTGCATGGAATCTGGAACGGCCGCATCTGGCTCGGGCCGCTGGCCTGGCGCATGCGCCGCGATGGCTTCCGGGTCGCCAGCTTCGGCTATTCGACCGCGTTCGGCGGTGCCGAGGCGGCGCTGCCGCGGCTGCAGCAGCGGATCCAGCGCCTGGCGCAGCAGGGGCCGGTGGCGCTGGTCGGGCACAGCCTGGGCGGGCTGATCGCGCTGCAGGCCTTGCGCCAGGCGCCGCAGTTGCCGGTGACCCGGGTGGTGTGCCTGGGCGCGCCGTTGGCCGGCAGCGCGGTGGCGCAGACGCTGCTGCGACGCGGCCTCGGCGTGGCTCTCGGGCGCAGCGCGGCCTTGCTGCAGCAGGGTCTCGGACACTGGGACGGTCGCGCCGCGGTCGGCATGGTGGCCGGCAGCGTCGCGTTGGGGCTGGGCAACCGCATCGCCGCGCTGGGGCCGGAATCGGACGGCACCGTGGCCCTGGCCGAGACCCGCGTGCCGGGCCTGCACGACCATTGCCTGGTGCGCGCCAGCCATAGCGGCCTGCTGTTCTCGCCGCTGGCCGCGCGCCAGGCCGCCGCGTTCCTGCGCCAAGGCCGCTTCGCCGCCTGA
- a CDS encoding YebC/PmpR family DNA-binding transcriptional regulator — MGRGPSIEARKNASDAKRGKIFTKIIREIGVAARAGGGDPSNNPRLRVAMDKGLASNMSKDVIERAIKKATGELEGVEYEEIRYEGYAPGGVAVIVDCLTDNRVRTVADVRHAFSKCGGNMGTEGSVAFMFKRLGVLSFAAGADEEAITEAAIEAGADDIVVYPEDGAIDVLTSADAFHAVKDAMQAAGLAADHAELSFRADNDIAVEGDTALQVRKLLDMLEDLDDVQAVYSNADQSALSGG; from the coding sequence ATGGGTAGAGGCCCCTCGATCGAAGCCCGCAAGAACGCATCCGATGCGAAGCGCGGCAAGATTTTCACCAAGATCATCCGCGAGATCGGCGTCGCCGCGCGCGCCGGCGGCGGCGACCCGTCCAACAATCCGCGCCTGCGCGTGGCGATGGACAAGGGCCTGGCCTCGAACATGTCCAAGGACGTGATCGAGCGCGCGATCAAGAAAGCCACCGGCGAGCTGGAAGGGGTGGAGTACGAGGAGATCCGCTACGAGGGCTACGCGCCGGGCGGGGTCGCGGTGATCGTCGATTGCCTGACCGACAACCGCGTGCGTACCGTGGCCGACGTGCGCCACGCCTTCAGCAAGTGCGGCGGCAACATGGGTACCGAAGGCTCGGTGGCGTTCATGTTCAAGCGCCTGGGCGTGCTCAGCTTCGCCGCCGGTGCCGACGAGGAAGCCATCACCGAAGCGGCGATCGAGGCCGGTGCCGACGACATCGTGGTGTATCCGGAGGACGGCGCGATTGACGTGCTGACCTCGGCGGACGCGTTCCACGCGGTCAAGGACGCGATGCAGGCCGCCGGCCTGGCCGCCGACCACGCCGAGCTCAGCTTCCGTGCCGACAACGACATCGCGGTGGAAGGCGATACCGCGCTGCAGGTGCGCAAGCTGCTGGACATGCTGGAAGACCTGGACGATGTGCAGGCGGTCTATTCCAATGCCGATCAGTCCGCGTTGAGTGGCGGCTGA
- a CDS encoding potassium transporter Kup has product MSTTPAPSPGSGHSADASHGKAGFALIIGAIGVVFGDIGTSPLYTLKEAFSPHYGLSSDHDTVLGVLSLAFWSLMIVVTLKYVTIIMRADNEGEGGIMALMALTQRTMRKGSRSAYVVGILGIFGASLFFGDGVITPAISVLGAVEGLEVAAPGLHAFIVPITVVVLVILFLGQRFGTEKVGKVFGPITCLWFLSLAAIGIWNIVDAPEVLKAFNPWWAIRFFLDHGWHGVWILGAVVLAVTGGEALYADMGHFGARPIRHAWYFFVLPCLVLNYLGQGALVLKHPAALKNPFFEAVPGWALYPMIVLATLAAVIASQAVITGAFSIARQAMQLGYIPRMLIKHTSHDTIGQIYIPGINWLLMVMVIALVLIFRSSTNLAVAYGISVSATMLIDTLLLALVARALWPRWRNWVLPLCVVFFVIDAAFLIANGAKLLQGAWFPVALGIVMFTMMRTWRRGRELLREEIRKDGIQIDSFLPGLMLAPPVRVPGTAVFLTADATVVPHALMHNLKHNKVLHERNVFLTVETLPVPYASAKQRLKMDAIGDEFYRVIVRFGFMETPDVPLALMRSCDQGGIYFDPMDTTYFASRETIVASANRGMPIWRDKLFAVMHRNAAPATGFFRIPGNRLVELGAQVEI; this is encoded by the coding sequence ATGTCCACCACTCCCGCTCCGTCCCCCGGCTCCGGCCATTCGGCCGATGCCTCGCATGGAAAAGCCGGCTTTGCGCTGATCATCGGCGCCATCGGCGTGGTGTTCGGCGACATCGGCACCAGCCCGCTGTACACGCTCAAGGAAGCGTTCTCGCCGCACTACGGCCTGAGCAGCGACCACGACACCGTGCTCGGCGTGCTGTCGCTGGCGTTCTGGTCGCTGATGATCGTGGTCACGCTGAAGTACGTCACCATCATCATGCGCGCCGACAACGAAGGCGAGGGCGGCATCATGGCGCTGATGGCGCTGACCCAGCGCACCATGCGCAAGGGCTCGCGCTCGGCCTACGTGGTCGGCATTCTCGGCATCTTCGGCGCCTCGCTGTTCTTCGGCGACGGGGTGATCACCCCGGCGATCTCGGTGCTGGGCGCGGTCGAAGGCCTGGAGGTGGCCGCGCCGGGGCTGCATGCGTTCATCGTGCCGATCACCGTGGTGGTGCTGGTGATCCTGTTCCTGGGCCAGCGCTTCGGCACCGAGAAGGTCGGCAAGGTATTCGGCCCGATCACCTGCCTGTGGTTCCTGTCGCTGGCGGCGATCGGCATCTGGAACATCGTCGACGCGCCGGAAGTGCTGAAGGCGTTCAACCCGTGGTGGGCGATCCGCTTCTTCCTCGACCACGGCTGGCACGGGGTGTGGATCCTCGGCGCGGTGGTGCTGGCGGTGACCGGCGGCGAGGCGCTGTACGCGGACATGGGCCACTTCGGCGCGCGCCCGATCCGCCACGCCTGGTACTTCTTCGTGCTGCCGTGCCTGGTGCTGAACTACCTGGGGCAGGGCGCGCTGGTGCTCAAGCATCCGGCGGCGCTGAAGAACCCGTTCTTCGAAGCGGTGCCCGGCTGGGCGCTGTACCCGATGATCGTGCTGGCCACGCTGGCGGCGGTGATCGCCTCGCAGGCGGTGATCACCGGCGCGTTCTCGATCGCGCGCCAGGCCATGCAGCTGGGCTACATCCCGCGCATGCTGATCAAGCACACCTCGCACGACACCATCGGCCAGATCTACATCCCCGGCATCAACTGGCTGCTGATGGTGATGGTGATCGCGCTGGTGCTGATCTTCCGCAGTTCCACCAACCTGGCGGTGGCCTACGGCATTTCGGTGTCGGCGACGATGCTGATCGACACCCTGCTGCTGGCGCTGGTGGCGCGCGCGCTGTGGCCGCGCTGGCGCAACTGGGTGTTGCCGCTGTGCGTGGTGTTCTTCGTCATCGACGCCGCGTTCCTGATCGCCAACGGCGCCAAGCTGCTGCAGGGCGCCTGGTTCCCGGTGGCGCTGGGCATCGTGATGTTCACCATGATGCGCACCTGGCGCCGCGGCCGCGAGCTGCTGCGCGAGGAGATCCGCAAGGACGGCATCCAGATCGACAGCTTCCTGCCCGGGCTGATGCTGGCGCCGCCGGTGCGCGTGCCGGGCACCGCGGTGTTCCTGACCGCCGACGCGACCGTGGTGCCGCATGCGCTGATGCACAACCTCAAGCACAACAAGGTGCTGCACGAGCGCAACGTGTTCCTGACCGTGGAGACCCTGCCGGTGCCGTACGCCTCGGCCAAGCAGCGGCTGAAGATGGACGCCATCGGCGACGAGTTCTACCGGGTGATCGTGCGCTTCGGCTTCATGGAAACCCCCGACGTGCCGCTGGCGCTGATGCGCTCCTGCGACCAGGGCGGCATCTACTTCGACCCGATGGACACCACCTATTTCGCCAGCCGCGAGACCATCGTCGCCAGCGCCAACCGCGGCATGCCGATCTGGCGCGACAAGCTGTTCGCGGTCATGCACCGCAACGCCGCCCCGGCCACCGGCTTCTTCCGCATCCCCGGCAACCGGCTGGTGGAGCTGGGGGCGCAGGTGGAGATCTGA
- the ruvA gene encoding Holliday junction branch migration protein RuvA, with protein MIGRLRGILAYKQPPWLVIDVGGVGYELEAPMSTFYDLPDVGRDVILFTHYAQKEDSVSLYGFLREGERRLFRDVQRVTGIGAKIALAVLSGVSVDEFARMVTSADVTALTRIPGIGKKTAERMVVELRDRAADFSGGAPVTGQLGTDAVSEATVALQQLGYKPAEAAKMARDAAADGDEVASVIRKALQAALR; from the coding sequence ATGATCGGCCGTCTGCGCGGCATCCTCGCCTACAAGCAGCCGCCGTGGCTGGTGATCGACGTGGGCGGGGTCGGCTATGAGCTGGAGGCGCCGATGAGCACCTTCTACGACCTGCCCGACGTCGGCCGCGACGTGATCCTGTTCACCCACTACGCGCAGAAGGAAGACAGCGTCTCGCTGTACGGCTTCCTGCGCGAGGGCGAGCGGCGCCTGTTCCGCGACGTGCAGCGGGTCACCGGGATCGGCGCCAAGATCGCGCTGGCGGTGCTGTCCGGGGTCAGCGTGGACGAGTTCGCGCGCATGGTCACCAGCGCCGACGTCACTGCGCTGACCCGCATTCCCGGCATTGGCAAGAAGACCGCCGAGCGCATGGTGGTGGAACTGCGCGACCGCGCCGCGGACTTCAGCGGCGGCGCGCCGGTCACCGGGCAGCTCGGCACCGATGCGGTGTCCGAGGCCACCGTGGCGCTGCAGCAGCTCGGTTACAAGCCGGCCGAAGCGGCGAAGATGGCGCGCGATGCCGCCGCCGACGGCGACGAGGTCGCCAGCGTGATCCGCAAGGCCTTGCAGGCCGCGTTGCGCTGA
- the aspS gene encoding aspartate--tRNA ligase yields MRTHFCGLVDETLIGQTVTLAGWTDVARNLGGVCFIDLRDHEGIVQVTVEPESAEVFAVAASLGYEDVLQVEGVVRARHAVNDKLRSGKVEVIATRITILNKAAPLPFHAHENPGEETRLKYRYLDLRRPEMQRMQRTRIKLVQGLRRYLDERGFQDIETPILTKATPEGARDFLVPARMHPGEFYALPQSPQLFKQILMVAGFDRYYQIARCFRDEALRADRQLEFTQLDMEFAFVRERDVQDAVEQMIRHIFKEVVDVELAAEFPRMTWAEAMRRFGSDKPDLRIGLELVDVAELVKSSEFPVFTAAANDVDGRVAALRIPGGATLSRKQIDDYAAHAAKYGAKGLAYIKLSETGEISSPIAKFFSEEAFAALVAHVGAGNGDIVFFGAGGYNKVSDFMGALRLKAGKDFGLVAQGWAPLWVTDFPMFEWDDEAQRYVALHHPFTAPAVDDIAQLRTHARTAVSRGYDMVLNGNEIGGGSIRIHRPEMQSAVFELLGIGAEEARAKFGFLLDALNYGAPPHGGIAFGIDRIAALMAGTESIRDVIPFPKTTGAQDLMTDAPSPIADAQLAEVHVQVRAKPVQG; encoded by the coding sequence ATGCGTACCCACTTCTGCGGCCTGGTCGACGAGACCCTGATCGGCCAAACCGTCACCCTGGCCGGCTGGACCGATGTCGCCCGCAATCTCGGCGGGGTCTGCTTCATCGACCTGCGCGACCACGAGGGCATCGTGCAGGTGACGGTGGAGCCGGAGAGCGCGGAGGTGTTCGCGGTCGCCGCCTCGCTGGGCTACGAGGACGTGCTGCAGGTGGAAGGCGTGGTGCGCGCGCGGCATGCGGTCAACGACAAGCTGCGCAGCGGCAAGGTCGAGGTGATCGCCACCCGCATCACCATCCTCAACAAGGCCGCGCCGCTGCCGTTCCATGCGCACGAGAACCCGGGCGAGGAAACCCGCCTGAAGTACCGCTACCTGGACCTGCGCCGCCCGGAGATGCAGCGCATGCAGCGCACCCGCATCAAGCTGGTGCAGGGGCTGCGCCGCTACCTGGACGAGCGCGGCTTCCAGGACATCGAAACCCCGATCCTGACCAAGGCCACCCCGGAAGGCGCGCGCGACTTCCTGGTGCCGGCGCGCATGCATCCGGGCGAGTTCTACGCCTTGCCGCAGAGCCCGCAGCTGTTCAAGCAGATCCTGATGGTGGCCGGCTTCGACCGCTACTACCAGATCGCGCGCTGCTTCCGCGACGAGGCGCTGCGCGCCGACCGCCAGCTCGAGTTCACCCAGCTCGACATGGAGTTCGCGTTCGTGCGCGAGCGCGATGTGCAAGATGCGGTGGAGCAGATGATCCGCCACATCTTCAAGGAAGTGGTGGACGTGGAGCTGGCCGCCGAATTCCCGCGCATGACCTGGGCCGAGGCGATGCGCCGCTTCGGCTCGGACAAGCCGGACCTGCGTATCGGCCTGGAACTGGTCGACGTGGCCGAGCTGGTCAAGTCCAGCGAGTTCCCGGTGTTCACCGCTGCTGCCAACGATGTCGACGGCCGCGTCGCCGCGCTGCGCATTCCCGGCGGCGCCACGCTGTCGCGCAAGCAGATCGACGACTACGCCGCGCACGCGGCCAAGTACGGTGCCAAGGGCCTGGCCTACATCAAGTTGTCGGAGACCGGCGAAATCAGCTCGCCGATCGCCAAGTTCTTTTCCGAAGAAGCCTTCGCCGCATTGGTCGCGCACGTCGGCGCCGGCAACGGCGACATCGTGTTCTTCGGCGCCGGCGGCTACAACAAGGTCTCCGACTTCATGGGCGCGCTGCGCTTGAAGGCCGGCAAGGACTTCGGCCTGGTCGCGCAGGGCTGGGCGCCGCTGTGGGTCACCGATTTCCCGATGTTCGAATGGGACGATGAAGCGCAGCGCTACGTCGCCCTGCATCACCCCTTCACCGCGCCGGCGGTGGACGACATCGCGCAGCTGCGCACGCACGCCAGGACCGCGGTGTCGCGCGGCTACGACATGGTGCTCAACGGCAACGAGATCGGCGGCGGCTCGATCCGTATCCACCGCCCGGAAATGCAGAGTGCGGTGTTCGAACTGCTCGGCATCGGCGCCGAGGAAGCGCGCGCCAAGTTCGGCTTCCTGCTCGACGCGCTGAACTACGGCGCGCCGCCGCACGGCGGCATCGCCTTCGGCATCGACCGCATCGCCGCGCTGATGGCCGGCACCGAATCGATCCGCGATGTGATCCCGTTCCCCAAGACCACCGGCGCGCAGGACCTGATGACCGACGCGCCGTCGCCGATCGCCGATGCGCAGCTGGCCGAAGTGCACGTGCAGGTGCGCGCCAAGCCGGTGCAGGGCTGA
- the ruvC gene encoding crossover junction endodeoxyribonuclease RuvC, producing MLGIDPGSQRTGVGIIDIDGSGRTTHVHHAPLLLLGEGDFSQRLKRLLHGLGALIEEYQPQEVAIERVFMGKSADAALKLGHARGAAICAVVLRDLPVHEYAAKEIKLAIVGKGAAEKQQVQHMVGLMLSLTGKLQADAADALAVAITHAHVRATAQRLGVSTQQAWSRK from the coding sequence ATCCTCGGCATCGATCCGGGCTCGCAGCGCACCGGCGTGGGCATCATCGACATCGACGGCAGCGGCCGCACCACCCATGTCCACCACGCGCCGCTGCTGTTGCTCGGCGAGGGCGACTTCTCGCAGCGGCTGAAGCGCCTGCTGCACGGGCTGGGCGCGCTGATCGAGGAGTACCAGCCGCAGGAAGTGGCGATCGAGCGGGTGTTCATGGGCAAGAGCGCCGACGCGGCGCTGAAGCTCGGCCACGCGCGCGGCGCGGCGATCTGCGCGGTGGTGCTGCGCGATCTGCCGGTGCACGAGTACGCGGCCAAGGAGATCAAGCTGGCCATCGTCGGCAAAGGTGCGGCCGAGAAGCAGCAGGTACAACATATGGTCGGTCTGATGCTGAGTCTGACCGGAAAACTGCAGGCCGACGCCGCCGACGCGCTGGCGGTGGCCATCACCCATGCCCACGTGCGCGCCACCGCGCAGCGCCTGGGTGTCAGTACGCAACAGGCTTGGAGCAGGAAATGA